The sequence below is a genomic window from Prinia subflava isolate CZ2003 ecotype Zambia chromosome 11, Cam_Psub_1.2, whole genome shotgun sequence.
CTTGGCGCGGCCGATCTGTCCCAGCTTGGGGGGCCGCTTGCCCTGGTTGCCCCCGAAGAAGGCGTTGGTGTCCTGCAGGCGGCAGCTGAAGGGCAGCTCCCCCGCCTCGGGCTCGGCGCCGTAGCGGCCCACCTTGTCCTCGCCGTAGGGCAGCACCTGCGACATGGCGGGGCCGAGCGGGCCGAGCCGCGCCGCGCCGAGCCGGGAGCCGGtctgcggcggcggcggcggcggcggggaggaAACCCGGGCGGAAGGATGAAGTCATGCATCCGGGGGGagcggggacccccccggcGGGGGGCGGCTCCGGAgcgccgcggcccggcccggcccggacAGGACAGTGACGGGGGACCCCCACGGCCGGTGCCCGGTGACCG
It includes:
- the CAMK2N2 gene encoding calcium/calmodulin-dependent protein kinase II inhibitor 2 produces the protein MSQVLPYGEDKVGRYGAEPEAGELPFSCRLQDTNAFFGGNQGKRPPKLGQIGRAKRVVIEDDRIDEVLKGMTEKSPPGV